Proteins co-encoded in one Osmerus mordax isolate fOsmMor3 chromosome 11, fOsmMor3.pri, whole genome shotgun sequence genomic window:
- the LOC136952220 gene encoding lipase member I-like encodes MMVYAVLVRAGRVTGQPTAGRRQVRDQVGGHGRGQAWGQVGVQVWGQWLLFLYLLSGSATGVSTPCSDFLSAVRSSPDLRLLRFSAGWDPCGSPYEVPADLPSLPWHPDSPTVVVVPGRRPPGVQPSWVRTMAGELLATGLSNVLAADWLAAPEQEITEGARQVGERLAQVIRALLDQGSSPGRFHLIGFGVGAHVAGMAGKCLHGAIGRITGLDPFAPVFSEANISFSLSYTDAQYVDVIHTNFNPNEPVAALGGSRPVGHVDFYISRGHQLPGCPPGLLKREEYLLCSHQWAYKIFTSSIHASCLFKAIPCRGVEDFYNAVCTDCHLPDLGVCPQLGYDISWLPVERPIPFRPLTAFLSITAKAPFCVPGFWTFTHNRCTSSWFQWSMQTTSKQRL; translated from the exons ATGATGGTGTATGCTGTGCTGGTCAGAGCAGGGAGAGTTACAGGACAGCCTACAGCAGGCAGGAGACAGGTCCGGGACCAGGTCGGGGGTCATGGCCGGGGCCAAGCCTGGGGCCAGGTCGGGGTTCAGGTCTGGGGTCAGTGGCTGCTGTTCCTCTACCTCCTGTCTGGTTCTGCTACGGGTGTCTccacaccctgctctgactTCCTCTCCGCCGTCCGCTCCTCTCCAGACCTGAGGCTGCTGAGGTTCTCAGCAGGGTGGGACCCCTGTGGATCTCCATACGAGGTCCCAGCAGACCTGCCTAGCCTGCCCTGGCACCCAGACAGCCCCACGGTGGTAGTGGTGCCTGGCAGGAGGCCTCCGGGTGTACAGCCCAGCTGGGTGAGGACCATGGCAGGGGAGCTGCTAGCGACAGGGCTGAGCAACGTGCTGGCCGCAGACTGGCTGGCTGCTCCGGAGCAGGAGATAACAGAGGGTGCTCGTCAGGTCGGGGAGAGACTGGCACAGGTCATCCGGGCAttgctg GATCAGGGGTCTTCTCCTGGGCGATTTCATTTGATTGGCTTTGGTGTTGGAGCCCATGTGGCTGGTATGGCTGGGAAATGTCTTCACGGAGCCATAGGAAGAATCACTG GTCTGGATCCTTTTGCGCCAGTGTTTTCAGAGGCAAACATAAGTTTCTCTTTGAGTTACACGGATGCACAATATGTGGATGTGATTCACACCAACTTCAATC CTAACGAGCCTGTAGCTGCCCTAGGGGGTTCCAGACCAGTGGGCCATGTAGATTTCTACATCAGCCGAGGACATCAGCTTCCTGGATGCCCTCCAGGTCTACTGAAAA GGGAGGAATACCTGCTTTGCAGCCATCAGTGGGCCTACAAGATCTTCACCAGCTCCATCCATGCTTCCTGCCTTTTCAAGGCGATACCTTGCCGTGGAGTTGAAGACTTCTACAATGCTGTCTGTACTGACTGCCACCTCCCTGACCTCGGTGTATGTCCACAGCTGG GATATGACATCAGCTGGTTGCCCGTCGAGCGTCCAATCCCGTTCCGACCCTTGACTGCTTTCCTGAGCATCACAGCAAAGGCACCATTCTGTG TTCCGGGGTTCTGGACTTTCACCCACAACAGGTGTACCAGTTCATGGTTTCAGTGGAGCATGCAGACAACTTCAAAACAACGTCTCTGA
- the st14a gene encoding ST14 transmembrane serine protease matriptase a, which produces MDHMDSGMRYTPKDKDWENSVQFLPASDSKKLEKKKGPGKVGAVIGVVILLAVIALMTGLLVWHFHYRKDVRIKKMYSGSMRITNQVFIDAYENSNSSEFKALAKQVTTQLKAIYSKTPQLAKNYVGSTIQAFSEGSVIAYYLSEFRVPAGQEVAVDNTMASLDKIVDKVRSVGSKPGSDLVFDDVVSSALDKRMFAKSFSSYYRYEEHTKANHIGKIDSPGFPDAPYPPNTFIQWQLRADPGHVIKLDFDAFNLEEGEADNTCKNDFVKVYDSLVAIESRVMEEICGYHSPSDPLTFLSSRNVMLVTLLTNDKKNYPGLRAHVSQVVRGSRELACGGQLSGEKGTFTTPNYPNYYPPNAYCEWTIQVPAGKMVKVRFIKFLLSEPGQNENDCRKDYVQINKQRMCGEKTTVQVVTSDTNSMTVLFFSDASYVDRGFSAEYEAFVSTDPCPKAFQCRNKRCISQDLKCDGWNDCGDLSDEMDCRCKENQIQCKNGLCKPKFWECDGVDDCGDNTDELNCGCKSGETTCQNGNCVLEKKRCDGRDDCGDGTDELDCGRKNDVRCTDVTYKCKNNMCVSKLNPECDDVVDCEDGSDEASCDCGKSLFKTSRIVGGENAEEGEFPWQVSLHIKNMGHVCGASIISNRWLVTAAHCVQDDNKIKFSQPGMWEAYLGVHIQKQYGNKVEKRNLKQIISHPFYNSYTFDNDIALMELDSPVSYSDYIRPICLPAPQHFFAAGNSVWITGWGATREGGSGASVLQKAKVRIINSTVCNALMSGQITSRMMCAGKLDGGVDACQGDSGGPLSSPDGSHMFLAGVVSWGDGCARKDKPGIYSTVTKFRGWIKEKTGV; this is translated from the exons ATGGACCACATGGACAGCGGAATGCGTTACACTCCAAAG GATAAGGATTGGGAGAACTCTGTCCAGTTCCTGCCGGCGTCAGACTCAAAGAAgctagagaagaagaagggcCCAGGGAAGGTGGGGGCAGTGATCGGGGTGGTGATCTTACTCGCTGTTATTGCCCTCATGACCGGTCTACTTGTCTGGCATTTCCACT ACCGTAAGGATGTGAGGATCAAGAAGATGTACAGTGGCTCCATGAGGATCACTAACCAGGTGTTTATCGATGCCTACGAGAACTCCAACAGCAGCGAGTTCAAAGCCCTGGCCAAACAGGTCACCACACAG CTTAAAGCCATCTATTCCAAGACTCCACAACTGGCAAAGAATTACGTCGGTTCTACCATCCAAGCCTTCAG TGAAGGCAGCGTCATAGCCTACTACCTGTCTGAGTTCAGAGTGCCAGCTGGCCAGGAGGTGGCTGTGGATAACACCATGGCTTCGCTGGACAAGATCGTGGACAAGGTGCGCTCTGTCGGATCCAAGCCTGGAAGTGATCTGGTGTTTGATGATGTCGTGTCTTCAG CACTAGACAAGCGCATGTTCGCAAAATCATTCAGCA GTTATTACAGATACGAGGAGCACACCAAAGCCAATCATATCGGAAAGATTGACTCCCCCGGCTTCCCCGACGCCCCGTACCCCCCCAACACTTTCATCCAGTGGCAACTGAGGGCAGACCCCGGCCACGTCATCAAGCTGGACTTCGACGCCTTcaacctggaggagggagaggctgacAACACATGCAAAAATGACTTTGTCAAAGTCTATGACTCCCTGGTGGCCATCGAAAGCAGGGTCATGGAAGA GATTTGTGGGTACCATTCCCCCAGCGACCCCttgaccttcctctcctctcgcaATGTCATGTTGGTGACTCTGCTGACTAATGACAAGAAGAACTACCCAGGTCTGAGGGCCCATGTCTCCCAGGTTGTTCGTGGCAGCAGAG AACTAGCATGTGGCGGCCAGTTGAGTGGAGAGAAAGGTACATTCACTACTCCAAACTATCCCAACTACTACCCACCCAACGCCTACTGTGAATGGACTATCCAG GTCCCTGCAGGTAAAATGGTGAAGGTGCGCTTCATCAAGTTTCTCCTGTCTGAGCCAGGGCAGAATGAGAACGACTGTAGGAAGGACTACGTGCAGATCAACAAGCAGAG GATGTGTGGAGAGAAGACGACTGTGCAGGTGGTCACAAGTGACACCAACTCGATGACGGTGCTGTTCTTCTCCGACGCCTCCTACGTCGACCGTGGTTTCAGCGCCGAGTATGAAGCCTTCGTCTCCACAGACC cctgccCCAAGGCCTTCCAGTGCAGAAACAAACGCTGCATCAGTCAGGATCTCAAGTGCGACGGCTGGAACGACTGCGGAGACCTGAGCGACGAGATGGATTGCC GGTGCAAGGAGAATCAGATCCAGTGCAAGAATGGCCTCTGCAAACCCAAGTTCTGGGAGTGCGACGGAGTCGACGACTGCGGCGACAACACGGACGAACTGAACT GTGGGTGTAAGTCCGGGGAGACCACCTGTCAGAACGGAAACTGTGTGTTGGAGAAGAAGCGCTGCGACGGCAGAGACGACTGCGGAGACGGCACAGACGAGCTGGACTGCGGCAGAA AAAACGACGTGAGGTGCACCGACGTCACATACAAGTGTAAAAACAACATGTGCGTCAGCAAGCTGAACCCGGAGTGTGATGACGTCGTCGACTGTGAAGATGGATCAGACGAGGCCTCCTGTG ATTGTGGGAAGAGCTTGTTCAAGACATCCCGCATTGTAGGCGGGGAGAatgcggaggagggggagtttcCCTGGCAGGTCAGCCTCCACATCAAGAACATGGGTCACGTGTGCGGGGCGTCCATCATCAGCAACCGCTGGCTGGTCACCGCTGCGCACTGTGTGCAGGACGACAACAAGATCAA attcTCTCAGCCGGGAATGTGGGAGGCCTATCTGGGCGTTCACATCCAGAAACAGTACGGGAACAAGGTAGAAAAGAGGAACCTGAAACAGATTATCTCCCACCCCTTCTACAACAGCTACACGTTTGACAATGACATCGCCCTGATGGAGCTGGACAGCCCTGTGTCCTACAGCGACTACATCAGGCCCATCTGCCTACCGGCCCCACAGCACTTCTTCGCCGCCGGCAACTCTGTGTGGATCACTGGCTGGGGCGCCACGCGCGAGGGCG GAAGCGGTGCTTCCGTGCTCCAGAAGGCGAAGGTGCGAATCATCAACAGCACTGTGTGTAACGCCCTGATGAGCGGGCAGATCACCTCCCGGATGATGTGCGCTGGCAAGCTGGATGGCGGCGTCGACGCGTGTCAG GGGGATTCCGGtggccctctctccagccctgatGGTAGCCACATGTTCCTGGCCGGAGTGGTCAGCTGGGGGGACGGCTGTGCCCGCAAGGACAAGCCTGGCATCTACTCAACGGTCACCAAGTTCCGCGGCTGGATCAAGGAAAAGACCGGCgtgtga